A window of Solanum stenotomum isolate F172 chromosome 3, ASM1918654v1, whole genome shotgun sequence contains these coding sequences:
- the LOC125858463 gene encoding SWI/SNF complex subunit SWI3A isoform X2: protein MDTSRLYKSSNEPTHDLYTIPSYTSWFSWQSIHEVERLSLREFFDGSSISRTPRIYKEYRDYMITSYREDPTRSFSFSDIRKSLVGDISVLHKVFTFLEKWGLINFDPSNAETPAAIDAPAEVDKEDEKWRIRVEEGAPHGVRVVAAPHSLKPLAPVPSPVIIGDRGGGRGRGGGTVDNILKFSPMASYLDVYGELVEQQKKESVVCVSCKEQCASGHYEYSKDASSNLCEKCFKSGNYDKSKFADEFKFMDGANPKANWTEAETLLLLESVLKHGDDWDLVTQNVKTKSKLDCISKLIQLPFGDLMLGSIHKKLNFLDKNCEVRGVDQAQPAISESRETPGNQSHEQNQERQQNGNAECETPALKKIRRAPISEDSSFLMKQVAHISGAVGPHITASAAEAAVTALCYENQCSTDIFDGDDNGLGSIADISETERTSQVVGAEGEEKHARSEVEVSQRNSISLTLRMRAATATAIGAAAAHAKLLANQEEREIEYLVSTLVEAQVKKLKRKMKHVEALNLMMEKQHGQMKDLEESLVTERMDVLQKIFNSGVARWRDQASVKSQSSTSSI from the exons ATGGACACATCTCGCTTGTATAAATCCTCCAATGAACCCACTCACGACCTTTATACAATCCCTAGTTACACCA gttggttttcttgGCAAAGCATACATGAGGTGGAAAGGCTTTCATTGCGAGAATTCTTTGATGGCAGTTCGATTTCAAGGACACCCAGAATCTACAAAGAGTACAGGGACTACATGATTACCTCATACCGTGAGGATCCGACTCGAAGTTTTTCGTTTTCGGATATCCGGAAGTCGTTGGTGGGTGATATAAGTGTGCTACACAAGGTGTTTACCTTTTTGGAGAAGTGGGGTTTGATTAATTTTGACCCTAGTAATGCTGAAACGCCGGCTGCTATTGACGCTCCAGCGGAAGTGGATAAGGAGGATGAGAAGTGGAGGATTAGGGTTGAAGAAGGGGCCCCACATGGGGTTAGGGTTGTGGCAGCTCCTCATTCTTTGAAACCCCTTGCCCCGGTTCCTTCACCGGTTATCATAGGTGACAGAGGTGGTGGAAGGGGGAGGGGTGGTGGTACGGTGGATAATATACTAAAGTTTTCGCCTATGGCATCGTATTTGGATGTTTATGGGGAGTTGGTGGAGCAGCAGAAGAAGGAAAGTGTAGTCTGTGTGAGTTGTAAAGAACAGTGTGCTTCGGGTCATTATGAGTACAGCAAG GATGCGAGCTCGAATTTATGTGAGAAGTGTTTTAAAAGTGGTAATTATGACAAGAGCAAATTTGCAGATGAATTCAAGTTCATGGATGGTGCGAATCCAAAAGCCAACTGGACGGAAGCCGAAACTTTACTCCTATTAGAATCTGTACTGAAGCATGGTGATGACTGGGATCTTGTTACTCAAAATGTCAAAACAAAGAGTAAGCTGGATTGTATCTCCAAGCTTATACAGTTGCCATTTGGGGATCTTATGCTTGGTTCTATTCATAAAAAGCTTAATTTTTTGGACAAGAATTGTGAGGTAAGGGGCGTGGATCAAGCTCAACCTGCAATAAGTGAGTCTCGAGAAACTCCTGGAAATCAATCTCATGAGCAGAACCAGGAGCGTCAACAGAATGGTAATGCTGAATGCGAAACCCCTGCTCTCAAGAAAATACGCAGGGCTCCAATTTCAGAAGACAGTAGTTTCCTGATGAAACAG GTAGCTCACATTTCTGGTGCTGTTGGTCCACATATCACAGCATCTGCAGCTGAGGCTGCTGTTACAGCCCTTTGCTATGAGAATCAGTGTTCAACGGACATTTTTGATGGAGATGATAATGGATTGGGATCAATTGCTGATATCAGTGAGACAGAGAG GACAAGTCAAGTTGTAGGTGCTGAAGGGGAAGAAAAGCACGCCAGATCAG AAGTGGAAGTCTCTCAGAGGAATAGTATATCACTAACTTTACGTATGAGGGCCGCAACTGCTACTGCTATAGGTGCTGCTGCTGCTCATGCCAAATTGTTGGCCAATCAggaagagagagaaatagaaTATCTGGTTTCTACTTTGGTTGAAGCACAG GTGAAGAAGTTGAAACGCAAAATGAAACATGTTGAAGCTCTGAACCTGATGATGGAGAAGCAGCATGGCCAAATGAAGGATCTAGAAGAGTCTTTAGTTACGGAGAGAATGGACGTCTTGCAGAAGATATTTAATTCCGGGGTAGCTAGATGGAGGGATCAGGCTTCGGTTAAATCTCAAAGCAGCACCAGCAGCATATAA
- the LOC125858463 gene encoding SWI/SNF complex subunit SWI3A isoform X1: MDTSRLYKSSNEPTHDLYTIPSYTSWFSWQSIHEVERLSLREFFDGSSISRTPRIYKEYRDYMITSYREDPTRSFSFSDIRKSLVGDISVLHKVFTFLEKWGLINFDPSNAETPAAIDAPAEVDKEDEKWRIRVEEGAPHGVRVVAAPHSLKPLAPVPSPVIIGDRGGGRGRGGGTVDNILKFSPMASYLDVYGELVEQQKKESVVCVSCKEQCASGHYEYSKDASSNLCEKCFKSGNYDKSKFADEFKFMDGANPKANWTEAETLLLLESVLKHGDDWDLVTQNVKTKSKLDCISKLIQLPFGDLMLGSIHKKLNFLDKNCEVRGVDQAQPAISESRETPGNQSHEQNQERQQNGNAECETPALKKIRRAPISEDSSFLMKQVAHISGAVGPHITASAAEAAVTALCYENQCSTDIFDGDDNGLGSIADISETERTSQVVGAEGEEKHARSETEVEVSQRNSISLTLRMRAATATAIGAAAAHAKLLANQEEREIEYLVSTLVEAQVKKLKRKMKHVEALNLMMEKQHGQMKDLEESLVTERMDVLQKIFNSGVARWRDQASVKSQSSTSSI, encoded by the exons ATGGACACATCTCGCTTGTATAAATCCTCCAATGAACCCACTCACGACCTTTATACAATCCCTAGTTACACCA gttggttttcttgGCAAAGCATACATGAGGTGGAAAGGCTTTCATTGCGAGAATTCTTTGATGGCAGTTCGATTTCAAGGACACCCAGAATCTACAAAGAGTACAGGGACTACATGATTACCTCATACCGTGAGGATCCGACTCGAAGTTTTTCGTTTTCGGATATCCGGAAGTCGTTGGTGGGTGATATAAGTGTGCTACACAAGGTGTTTACCTTTTTGGAGAAGTGGGGTTTGATTAATTTTGACCCTAGTAATGCTGAAACGCCGGCTGCTATTGACGCTCCAGCGGAAGTGGATAAGGAGGATGAGAAGTGGAGGATTAGGGTTGAAGAAGGGGCCCCACATGGGGTTAGGGTTGTGGCAGCTCCTCATTCTTTGAAACCCCTTGCCCCGGTTCCTTCACCGGTTATCATAGGTGACAGAGGTGGTGGAAGGGGGAGGGGTGGTGGTACGGTGGATAATATACTAAAGTTTTCGCCTATGGCATCGTATTTGGATGTTTATGGGGAGTTGGTGGAGCAGCAGAAGAAGGAAAGTGTAGTCTGTGTGAGTTGTAAAGAACAGTGTGCTTCGGGTCATTATGAGTACAGCAAG GATGCGAGCTCGAATTTATGTGAGAAGTGTTTTAAAAGTGGTAATTATGACAAGAGCAAATTTGCAGATGAATTCAAGTTCATGGATGGTGCGAATCCAAAAGCCAACTGGACGGAAGCCGAAACTTTACTCCTATTAGAATCTGTACTGAAGCATGGTGATGACTGGGATCTTGTTACTCAAAATGTCAAAACAAAGAGTAAGCTGGATTGTATCTCCAAGCTTATACAGTTGCCATTTGGGGATCTTATGCTTGGTTCTATTCATAAAAAGCTTAATTTTTTGGACAAGAATTGTGAGGTAAGGGGCGTGGATCAAGCTCAACCTGCAATAAGTGAGTCTCGAGAAACTCCTGGAAATCAATCTCATGAGCAGAACCAGGAGCGTCAACAGAATGGTAATGCTGAATGCGAAACCCCTGCTCTCAAGAAAATACGCAGGGCTCCAATTTCAGAAGACAGTAGTTTCCTGATGAAACAG GTAGCTCACATTTCTGGTGCTGTTGGTCCACATATCACAGCATCTGCAGCTGAGGCTGCTGTTACAGCCCTTTGCTATGAGAATCAGTGTTCAACGGACATTTTTGATGGAGATGATAATGGATTGGGATCAATTGCTGATATCAGTGAGACAGAGAG GACAAGTCAAGTTGTAGGTGCTGAAGGGGAAGAAAAGCACGCCAGATCAG AAACAGAAGTGGAAGTCTCTCAGAGGAATAGTATATCACTAACTTTACGTATGAGGGCCGCAACTGCTACTGCTATAGGTGCTGCTGCTGCTCATGCCAAATTGTTGGCCAATCAggaagagagagaaatagaaTATCTGGTTTCTACTTTGGTTGAAGCACAG GTGAAGAAGTTGAAACGCAAAATGAAACATGTTGAAGCTCTGAACCTGATGATGGAGAAGCAGCATGGCCAAATGAAGGATCTAGAAGAGTCTTTAGTTACGGAGAGAATGGACGTCTTGCAGAAGATATTTAATTCCGGGGTAGCTAGATGGAGGGATCAGGCTTCGGTTAAATCTCAAAGCAGCACCAGCAGCATATAA